In one Leptospira mayottensis 200901116 genomic region, the following are encoded:
- a CDS encoding helix-turn-helix domain-containing protein translates to MLNFKHLSFVHPSLFNLLFSDHSSSKNKKEEFSNALSEWVRISNGVCGVLTLSFDHGKTLEEVASVGYNEDGFFYSFLARVTGNLDKLNLSSDFFPLWFSSIENDLFHSKAVGCLVGGIRGDSFLEGFFLVEFLEKPSDAIFALWALVSKKISEKPSSNSNISILRAHSSSARTDLKKESLGQFLAEVCGLQSWPDWLERKNFWIRISGPSGSGKKTLGKWLHRNLSPEKGILVIGFLPEQISKLEKSLDEWIRMTNCGTILIEGTEKFTSLQQKFFFKILSENSGDFQLIFTETPGVEPTEIFRPFRELLLQRTIVVPSLDEFNSSQKKSLIELILEELKESMGREDLRLSEENLHKVLKMNFGKNLSGLRNLLEESILSSSGSEIEILDRKEGRDRILTIPDSEDLDLRRAVEAVERQKILLAQKLFGGNQIRMARALGISRGSLQYKLKQLEIG, encoded by the coding sequence ATGCTTAATTTTAAACATCTTTCTTTTGTGCATCCGTCTTTGTTTAATCTATTGTTCTCAGATCATTCTTCTTCTAAAAACAAAAAGGAAGAATTTTCGAATGCTTTAAGTGAATGGGTTCGAATCTCTAATGGAGTCTGTGGGGTTTTAACGTTAAGTTTTGATCATGGTAAAACCCTAGAAGAAGTCGCAAGTGTCGGTTATAATGAAGATGGTTTTTTTTATTCTTTTTTAGCTAGAGTTACTGGGAATTTAGATAAGCTTAATCTAAGTTCTGATTTTTTCCCTCTCTGGTTTTCTTCTATTGAAAACGACCTTTTTCACTCGAAGGCTGTCGGTTGTTTGGTAGGCGGCATTCGAGGGGATTCTTTTTTGGAAGGTTTTTTTCTGGTTGAGTTTTTAGAAAAACCCTCTGATGCGATCTTTGCACTTTGGGCTTTAGTTTCAAAAAAAATCTCGGAAAAACCCAGCTCTAACTCTAATATTTCAATTTTGCGTGCTCATTCTTCTTCGGCTCGAACTGATCTAAAAAAGGAAAGTCTTGGACAATTTTTGGCTGAAGTTTGCGGATTACAATCTTGGCCGGACTGGCTCGAAAGAAAAAATTTTTGGATTCGAATTTCAGGGCCATCTGGCTCTGGAAAAAAAACCTTAGGCAAATGGTTACATCGAAATCTAAGTCCAGAAAAAGGAATTTTGGTGATAGGCTTTTTACCCGAACAAATTTCCAAATTGGAAAAATCTTTAGACGAGTGGATTCGAATGACCAATTGCGGCACAATTTTGATCGAAGGAACAGAAAAATTCACCTCGCTTCAACAAAAATTTTTTTTCAAAATTCTTTCTGAAAATTCTGGAGATTTTCAACTGATTTTTACCGAAACTCCGGGCGTAGAGCCAACTGAAATTTTCAGGCCATTCCGAGAGTTGCTCCTTCAAAGGACGATTGTAGTCCCGAGCTTGGATGAGTTTAATTCTTCTCAAAAAAAATCTTTGATTGAACTGATTTTAGAAGAATTGAAAGAGTCCATGGGTCGTGAAGATCTTCGGTTGTCGGAAGAAAACTTACACAAAGTTCTAAAAATGAATTTCGGTAAAAATCTTTCGGGCTTGCGTAATCTTTTAGAAGAATCTATTTTGAGTTCTTCTGGGTCAGAAATCGAAATTCTGGACCGAAAGGAAGGCCGAGATCGGATTCTAACGATTCCCGATTCTGAGGATCTTGATCTTCGAAGGGCAGTTGAGGCAGTGGAAAGGCAGAAAATTCTTTTAGCCCAAAAATTGTTCGGTGGAAATCAGATTCGAATGGCGCGTGCTCTTGGAATTTCCAGGGGATCTTTGCAGTATAAACTCAAACAATTGGAGATTGGTTAA